CCGAAGACCAGGAACACGACGACCAGGGCGACCGCCAGCACGACGCACACGATAACGATGACGAGGGAGAGCTCCATGCCCGCCCCTAGAGGCCCCGACGGCCGAGGCCGCCGCGGCTGTGACGGCCGGAGAGCCCCATGCCGTGCGCGCGAACGCGGGCGAAGTAGTAGGCGAAGGGCAGGAACGCGACGAGCGTGAGCACGGCGGTGGGCAGGGCGCGCAGGAAGAGGACGTCGACGAGCGAGCTCGCCTGCCCCACGAGCAGCATGGCGACGTGATAGACGACGCTGACGCCGAGGGACCCGGCGCCGACGTAGGCAGCCGAGGCGGCGAGGTCGCCGACGAGCCGGTCGCGCGCGCCGGCGCCGAGCACGTAGCCCATGACGGTGAGGCAGAACGCCATGAGGCCGATGGGCCCGGTCGACGAGAGGTCGAAGAGGAGGCCGGCGACGAACCCCGCGACCGCCGCCGCGCTCCCGCCCGTGAGCAGCGAGAAGCAGGCGGTGAAGACGAGGGCGAAGTTCGCGCGGCCGTTGCCGAGCGCGACGTTGGGGGCGAGCACGAGCTGGAGGACGAAGCAGACCACGGCGAGGACGACCGTGGTGCGCGTCTCGCGGTTCTTGTCGGCTACCCGCATCTCTCCCCTCCCTACTCCGCCTGGGACTCGTCGGAGGTCGAGCCGGCGTCGGACTCCTGGTCGTCCGCCTGCGCGTCGCTCCCCGTGGTGGTGCCGTGCTCCTGCGCGTCGGCCTCGGATATGTCCTCCGCGGTCGCGCGCTGGTCCTCGGTGATCGAGGTGATGACCAGGACCTCCTCGGAGCGAGTCGTGTCGGCGTAGAGGTCGACGACGATGTCGAGGTAGAGGTCGCCGGGGTTGTTCGTGACGCTTGCGACCTCCCCGATGGGAAGGCCCTTGGGGAAGACCCCGCCCAGGCCGCTCGTGACGATCACGTCGCCGACGGCGACCTCCTGCCCCGTCGAGACAAGCTCCAGGCGGACCTCGCCGGAGGAGGAACCCTCCAGCATCCCCTGCGCGCGGCTCGACTGGATCATGGCAGAGATCGACGAGCTCTCGTCGGAGAGCAGGCGCACCGTCGACGTGGTCGCACTGCAGGTGACAATCTGGCCGATCACGCCGCTCGCGGTCGTGACCGGCATGCCGGCGGAGAGTCCCGAGGAGGACCCCTTGTCGATCGTGACCGTGGCGCTCCAGGAGTCGGTCGAGCCCGATATGATCCGGGCGGCGACGGTCTGGAGATCGTTGTTGTCGCGAAGGTCGAGAAGGTCCTGCAGTCGCTGGGCGGAGCTGGCGTCCTCCTCGAGCTCGGCGTTTCTCGCCCGCAGCTCGTCCACCTCGGCCTGGAGCTCCGAGAGGGTCGCCTGGTCGGCCGTGAGGTTGGCGAAGACGTTGCCAAGGCCGCGGATGGGTGCGGTCACGGTGGCGCCGAGCATCCGCACGGGCGAGGTGACGGTCTGGAACGCGCCGCGAACCGCCTCGAGGGGGCCGTCCGACCCGCCCTGACAGCTCAGCGTGAAGAGGGCGACGGAGAGGACGAGGCACACGACGAGCTCGCGCGCGCCGCCAGAGCGTCGATTTGTGCCCAGGGTCGGTGCCGCCCCCCGACCGCTCGAGGTCAGCGGCACGCTACTGCCCCGTGCTCTGGACGAAGCCGCCGGACAGCGCGTTGGCCTCGAGGACCTTGGCGCAGCCGTTGACGACGTTCTCGAGGGCGGTGGGGCTCACGTTGACGGGCACCCCCGTCTCCTCCCGCAGGCGCTGGTCAAGTCCGCGAAGCAGGCCGCCGCCGCCCGTGAGGAGGATGCCGTAGTACATGAGGTCGGAGGCGAGGTCGGGAGGCGTGACATCGAGAGCGTCCTTGACGGCCTTGGTGACCTCGTCGAGGGGGCGGTCAAGCGCGCGGCGGATCTCCTCGCTCTCGATGCGGACGGTCTTGGGCAGGCCGCTCATGACGTCACGACCGTTGACCTCGACATCGAGCTCCTCGGCGAGCGGCGCGGCGGAGCCGACCTTGATCTTGATGTCCTCGGCGGTGCGCTCGCCGATGGAGAGGTTGTAGGCGTCACGAACGTGCTGGAGGATCGTCTGGTCGAACTCGTCCCCGGCGGTGCGGATCGACTGGGACACGACGATGCCGCCCATCGAGATGACGGCGACCTCGGTGGTGCCTCCCCCGATGTCGACGACCATCGACCCCGTGGGGTCCTCGATGGGCAGGTCCGCGCCGATGGCGGCGGCCATGGGCTCCTCGATGAGGTAGGCCTGCCGAGCCCCGGCCTGGATCGTTGCCTCGAAGACGGCGCGCTTCTCGACGGAGGTGACGCCGGAGGGCACGCACACGACGACGCGAGGGCGCGGCGACCACGGGTAGCGGCGCTCGCGAGCCTTCTCGATGAAGTAGCGCAGCATGACCTCGGTGACGTCAAAGTCGGCGATGACGCCGTCCTTGAGCGGGCGCTCGGCGATGATGGAGCCGGGGGTGCGGCCGATCATGCGCTTTGCGTCGGCGCCGACGGCGAGCACCCTGCTCTCGCTCTTGTCGATGGCGACGACCGAGGGCTCGTTGATGACGATGCCCTGGCCGCGCACGGCGACGAGCGTGTTGGCGGTGCCGAGGTCGATCGCGAGGTCGCCCCCGTACTCGCCGAACAGGTTCGAGAAGATGGTGTCAATGAGTGACATGGGGCTTCCTACTCGGTAGTCTCGGGAGACGCCGTTGCGGAGTCGGCGGCGCTGCCCGTCGAGGCGTCGGCGGCGGAGTCGGACCCCGTCGAGGCGTCGGTGGCGGAGCCGTCCGTGGCGGCGCTTCCGTCGGCGCCGTCATCGGTGCTCGAGGCGGAGTCCTGGGAGAGGTAGACCGGGGTGACGGAGCGGACCTTCCACCCGATGCCGTCACGCGTCATCTCGATCGTGTAGTCCTGCTCGCCGCCGCTCGAGAGCGACGCGCTGAGATAGACGGTGGACTCCATCATCGAGCGGTCGACGCCGGTGACGCTCACCTCGGCACCGGAGGGGATGACGTCGGAGATCTCCTGGATCTGCACCGTCGAGAGGTCGCTCACCACATACGACGAGAGGTCGGAGCCCTGCGTCTTCGCGTCAAAGAGCTGCTCGGCGACGGACTGCTGGGTGGGCCAGCCGTAGCCGTTGATGTAGGCGAACGCCCCGCCGCCGCCGACGAGGGCGAGCAGGACGAGGATGACGATGAACACCTTGAGCCCGGTGTGACGGTGCTTGCGCCTCACCTTGCGGTCGATCCTGTCCTGCTGGACGAGGTCCTCCTCGCTGACCGAGAAGAAGCCCGTGTCCTCCGGGGAGGGCATGAGCTCGCCCGAGGCCCCCGAGGGGTCGAGGGGGTCGTAGGAGGTGGGGCCGTAGCCCGCCGCGGCGAGAAAGGCGTCGGTCTCGGAGGGGCGGCGGGAGTCGATCGAGGCGACGGCCTTGCGGGCCGCGTCATAGGCGGCCTGAGCGTCCGGGGAGAGCTCGAGGCTGCCGTCGGCGGTCGCGTGGGCGAACGCGTCGACCGCCTCGTTCATGCGGTTGGCGGCAACGTAGGCGAGCGCGAGGTCGCACCAGATCTTGTTCTGGTCCTCGAGCGGGGTCGTGAAGTCGAGCGCCGTGCGATAGGCCTCGACCGCGTCGACGGGACGCCCGAGGCGCATGAAGCAGCCGCCCAGGTCGCAGAGCGCGAGGGACGGGGCGGGATTGGACTCGTCGATGGCGGCGCTGCGGTAGGCGATCCCGGCGTTTCGGACGTCGCCGAGCTGCTCGTAGGCCGTGCCGAGCGCCATGTATGCCTTGTAGGGCGTCGGGTAGGAGGAGTCGGAGACGGCGTCGGTGAGCGAGACGACGGCCTCCTGCGGGCGACCGGCGGCGAGCAGGGCGCGTCCACGGTTGCAGCTGAGCGCACCGCGCTTGCCGTAGGAGGCGTCGGCGAGGGCGTCGCCGTAGGCGATCGCAGCCTGCTCGAACCGGCCGAGCTTCATGTAGGCGTTGCCTCGGAGGTGGTCGGCCTCGCCGGCCGCCTCCCCGCCCTGGCGGGCCCCCTCGAGCAGCGTGGCCGCGGTGAGCCAGTCGCCCCCCTGGTACGCGCGCTTGCCGGACTCAAATGCCTGCTGATTCACGATGACCT
Above is a genomic segment from Olsenella timonensis containing:
- the mreC gene encoding rod shape-determining protein MreC; its protein translation is MPLTSSGRGAAPTLGTNRRSGGARELVVCLVLSVALFTLSCQGGSDGPLEAVRGAFQTVTSPVRMLGATVTAPIRGLGNVFANLTADQATLSELQAEVDELRARNAELEEDASSAQRLQDLLDLRDNNDLQTVAARIISGSTDSWSATVTIDKGSSSGLSAGMPVTTASGVIGQIVTCSATTSTVRLLSDESSSISAMIQSSRAQGMLEGSSSGEVRLELVSTGQEVAVGDVIVTSGLGGVFPKGLPIGEVASVTNNPGDLYLDIVVDLYADTTRSEEVLVITSITEDQRATAEDISEADAQEHGTTTGSDAQADDQESDAGSTSDESQAE
- a CDS encoding rod shape-determining protein, whose translation is MSLIDTIFSNLFGEYGGDLAIDLGTANTLVAVRGQGIVINEPSVVAIDKSESRVLAVGADAKRMIGRTPGSIIAERPLKDGVIADFDVTEVMLRYFIEKARERRYPWSPRPRVVVCVPSGVTSVEKRAVFEATIQAGARQAYLIEEPMAAAIGADLPIEDPTGSMVVDIGGGTTEVAVISMGGIVVSQSIRTAGDEFDQTILQHVRDAYNLSIGERTAEDIKIKVGSAAPLAEELDVEVNGRDVMSGLPKTVRIESEEIRRALDRPLDEVTKAVKDALDVTPPDLASDLMYYGILLTGGGGLLRGLDQRLREETGVPVNVSPTALENVVNGCAKVLEANALSGGFVQSTGQ
- the mreD gene encoding rod shape-determining protein MreD, translating into MRVADKNRETRTTVVLAVVCFVLQLVLAPNVALGNGRANFALVFTACFSLLTGGSAAAVAGFVAGLLFDLSSTGPIGLMAFCLTVMGYVLGAGARDRLVGDLAASAAYVGAGSLGVSVVYHVAMLLVGQASSLVDVLFLRALPTAVLTLVAFLPFAYYFARVRAHGMGLSGRHSRGGLGRRGL
- a CDS encoding tetratricopeptide repeat protein — its product is MNQQAFESGKRAYQGGDWLTAATLLEGARQGGEAAGEADHLRGNAYMKLGRFEQAAIAYGDALADASYGKRGALSCNRGRALLAAGRPQEAVVSLTDAVSDSSYPTPYKAYMALGTAYEQLGDVRNAGIAYRSAAIDESNPAPSLALCDLGGCFMRLGRPVDAVEAYRTALDFTTPLEDQNKIWCDLALAYVAANRMNEAVDAFAHATADGSLELSPDAQAAYDAARKAVASIDSRRPSETDAFLAAAGYGPTSYDPLDPSGASGELMPSPEDTGFFSVSEEDLVQQDRIDRKVRRKHRHTGLKVFIVILVLLALVGGGGAFAYINGYGWPTQQSVAEQLFDAKTQGSDLSSYVVSDLSTVQIQEISDVIPSGAEVSVTGVDRSMMESTVYLSASLSSGGEQDYTIEMTRDGIGWKVRSVTPVYLSQDSASSTDDGADGSAATDGSATDASTGSDSAADASTGSAADSATASPETTE